Proteins from one Arsenophonus apicola genomic window:
- the sctS gene encoding type III secretion system export apparatus subunit SctS has translation MNSLDFIYLSEQSLWLVFMLSMPPIVVAATVGTLVSLIQALTQIQEQTLGFLFKLISVIVTLLVIADWVGHEIYRFTDLIFQRIVNL, from the coding sequence ATGAATAGCCTAGATTTTATTTACCTATCAGAACAATCATTATGGTTAGTTTTTATGCTATCGATGCCGCCTATTGTGGTTGCCGCCACGGTCGGCACTTTAGTCTCATTAATTCAAGCTTTAACCCAGATCCAGGAACAAACATTAGGATTTTTATTTAAGCTAATCAGTGTCATTGTCACTTTGCTGGTCATTGCCGATTGGGTGGGGCATGAAATCTATCGTTTCACTGATCTGATTTTTCAACGGATAGTAAACTTATAA
- the sctT gene encoding type III secretion system export apparatus subunit SctT, translated as MLFQELQQYLLTYSLFIPRLLGCFTTLPILSKKLLGGTLLRNGILFSLIFFLIPTIDTQLIINISGNEYILLIIKEILLGFFFGFIAAIPFWMMQSIGFMIDNQRGTTMASIVNPLFDEQTSPMGLFFSQAFTTLFFISGNFLFLVQTLYHSFSVWPIYHFLPGFNQQLFIFFIQQFKLMLDNFLLLAAPLVIAMFIVEWGLALISRFAPSLNVFILSMPLKGAISSLLLVSYFSVLIFNAEMIQNQINKSFKILIQMMS; from the coding sequence ATGCTTTTTCAAGAGTTACAACAATATTTATTAACTTATTCGCTATTTATTCCTCGGTTATTGGGATGTTTCACCACATTACCTATTTTGAGTAAAAAATTATTAGGCGGAACCCTGTTGAGAAATGGCATCCTATTTTCTTTAATATTTTTTTTAATACCTACTATTGATACACAATTAATCATCAATATCAGTGGCAATGAATATATTTTACTCATCATTAAAGAAATATTACTCGGCTTTTTTTTCGGCTTTATCGCTGCAATACCTTTCTGGATGATGCAATCTATCGGTTTTATGATCGATAACCAACGCGGTACCACAATGGCTTCTATTGTTAACCCATTATTTGATGAACAAACCTCGCCAATGGGATTATTTTTTAGTCAAGCATTTACCACGCTATTCTTTATTAGTGGTAATTTTCTATTTCTAGTACAAACCCTTTATCACAGTTTTTCCGTTTGGCCTATCTATCACTTTTTACCTGGCTTTAATCAGCAATTATTCATATTTTTCATTCAGCAATTTAAATTGATGTTAGATAACTTTCTGCTATTAGCTGCACCCTTGGTGATTGCGATGTTTATTGTTGAATGGGGATTAGCACTAATTAGCCGTTTTGCCCCTTCACTAAATGTTTTTATCTTATCTATGCCCTTGAAGGGGGCCATTTCTAGTTTATTGTTAGTCAGCTATTTTAGTGTATTAATTTTTAACGCTGAAATGATACAAAATCAAATAAATAAAAGTTTTAAAATATTAATTCAAATGATGAGCTAA
- the sctR gene encoding type III secretion system export apparatus subunit SctR has protein sequence MNQLPDELSLIIGLILLALIPFIAVMATSFVKMAMVFSLLRNALGVQQIPPNMAIYGLSIILTLYVMAPVALTTKDFLNENPISLSASASIDYFFDEGTKPYKSFLTKHIHDKEKAFFNENIAKLWPAKYANSVSSDSLFILLPAFTISELTRAFEIGFLLYLPFIAIDLIVSNILLAMGMMMVSPMTISLPFKLLLFVMFDGWSRLSHGLVLSYGG, from the coding sequence ATGAACCAACTACCTGATGAGTTATCGCTGATTATTGGTTTAATTTTATTAGCATTAATCCCGTTTATTGCTGTCATGGCCACTTCATTTGTCAAAATGGCGATGGTTTTTTCATTGCTACGTAATGCGCTAGGGGTGCAACAAATACCCCCTAATATGGCGATTTATGGTTTATCAATCATTCTTACACTCTATGTTATGGCACCAGTTGCACTTACAACCAAAGATTTTCTTAACGAAAATCCGATCTCTTTATCGGCAAGCGCTTCTATTGACTATTTTTTTGATGAGGGCACTAAACCCTATAAATCTTTCCTGACAAAACATATTCACGATAAAGAGAAAGCTTTTTTTAACGAAAATATTGCTAAATTATGGCCAGCAAAATATGCCAATAGCGTGTCATCAGACAGTTTATTTATCTTGTTACCTGCTTTTACTATTAGCGAGCTGACTCGAGCCTTTGAAATTGGTTTTTTACTCTATTTACCCTTTATTGCCATTGATTTAATTGTGTCAAATATTCTATTAGCAATGGGAATGATGATGGTTTCGCCGATGACAATTTCCTTACCCTTCAAATTACTTCTTTTCGTTATGTTTGATGGCTGGAGTCGTCTGAGCCACGGATTAGTATTGAGTTATGGTGGGTAA
- a CDS encoding FliM/FliN family flagellar motor switch protein — translation MIDLAVPVNGDVRIIANQQPLGKGQLVEIQGRLGIKVVELFAKKTEPLFAQSEELSPLTNPSDENEELSS, via the coding sequence ATGATTGATCTTGCGGTGCCTGTTAATGGTGACGTCAGAATTATCGCCAATCAGCAACCATTGGGCAAAGGACAACTGGTCGAAATTCAAGGAAGGTTAGGCATTAAAGTCGTCGAATTATTTGCTAAAAAGACTGAACCGTTATTTGCACAGAGCGAAGAATTAAGCCCATTAACAAATCCAAGCGATGAAAATGAGGAACTCTCTTCATGA